gccgtaatacgcccggaaccctaatacgtctacaaccctctaatgcgtctgttaccaaaatgcaagtcaagttgggcatggtcaaatttactgaaagtgttcattttttaaattgcgcatagcgcaattacgaaagcccgtacgaagtacctctcaaataaaaccaacaatttacgacattattttataaacccaaaattttttgccaacttttcattgggtattcaattacctctcaaatgaaacaaaaactagcaaaatcggatgaggtttactcgatttatgtgcaaaaaacacttagggccgagtagcggccttagtcctagggcccaaatttgaaactttttttgccatcattctattcggcattcaattatctctcaaacgaaagaaaaactagcaaaatcggatgtgatttactcgatttatgtgcaaaaaatacttagggccgagtagcggccttagtccaagggcccaaatttgaaactttttttcgccacgttcttttcggtattcaattaccttccataaaaaactaaatctagcaaaatcggatgagatttactcgatttatgtgcaaaaaccaTTAGGGCCGagaagcggccttagtccaagggcccaaatttgaaactttttttgccatcattctattcggcattcaattatctctcaaatgaaacaaaaactagcaaaatcggatgagatttactcgatttatgtgcaaaaatacttagggccgagtagcggccttagtccaagggcccaaattagaaactttttttcgccacgttcttttcggtattcaattaccttccggATGAgttttactcgatttatgtgcaaaaaaacacttagggccgagtagcggccttagtccaagggcccaaatttgaaacttttttttgccatcattctattcggcattcaattatctctcaaacgaaacaaaaactagcaaaatcggatgagatttactcgatttatgtgcaaaaaaacacttagggccgagtagcggccttagtccaagggcccaaatttgaaacttttttgccatcattctattcggcattcaattatctctcaaatgaaacaaaaactagcaaaatcgaatgagatttactcgatttatgtgcaaaaaacacttagggccgaatagcggccttagtccaagggcccaaatttgaaacttttttcgccacgttattttcggtattcaattaccttccataaaaaactaaatctagcaaaatcggatgagatttactcgatttatgtgcaaaaaacacttagggtcgagtaacgacctttgagcccttccaacaagcccgcgttgcatcttacccaaaaacaatgttcagcaactttgttctactcgtcaattcCTTTCATTTGAAGGAAGGGCCGACcgtaccatgcccattttcgaacttgaccttacttttgtcgataccaatcgggaaaaaaagaattttgaaaaaaggttgtgatttactcaagctagaggggtcacggacggacggacggacggacattttttttattgcggattcgtcatctatgaacataaccaaatgccttgcccttactgtctgcttccaattcgacgtgttacaaacggcatattaatcttataagcccgcagtacttcgtacggggctaaaaatgtccgtccgtccgtccgtctgtgacccctctagcttgagcaaatcacaaccttttttcaaaattctttttttccccgattggtatcgacaaaagtaaggtcaagttcgaaaatgggcatggtagggtcggcccttccagagctagggccctataggtgtttttcagtctttcgacggtatctaccgaaatacgcacgcaacagctgcttgtgatataccaaatgaaaggtattgacgagtagaacaaagttgcttaatattgtttttgggtaagatgcaacgtgggcttgttgggagagCTCAAAGGTctttactcggccctaagtgttttttgcacataaatcgagtaaatctcatccgattttgctagatttaggtTTTTATGGatggtaattgaataccgaaaagaacgtggcaaaaaaagtttcaaatttgggcccttggactaaggccgctactcggccctaagtgttttttgcacataaatcgagtaaatcacatccgattttgctaaatttagttttttatggaaggtaattgaataccgaaaataacgtgtcgaaaaaagtttcaaatttgggcccttggactaaggccgctactcggccctaagtgttttttgcacataaatcgagtaaatctcatctgattttgctagtttttgtttcatttgagagataattgaatgccgaatagaatgatggcaaaaaaagtttcaaatttgggcccttgcactaaggccgctactcggccctaagtgttttttgcacataaatcgagtaaatctcatccgattttgctagtttttgtttcgtttgagagataattgaataccgaaaataacgtggcgaaaaaagtttcaaatttgggcccttggactaaggccgctactcggccctaagtgttttttgcacataaatcgagtaaatctcatctgattttgctagtttttgtttcatttcagagataattgaatgccgaatagaatgatggcgaaaaaagtttcaaatttgggcccttggactaaggccgctactcggccctaagtgttttttgcacataaatcgagtaaatctcatccgattttgctagtttttgtttcatttgagaggtaattgaatacccaatggaaagttggcaaacattttttgggtttctaaaataatgtcgtgaattgttggttttttttagaggtacttcgtacgggctttcgtaattgcgctatgccaaatttgaccatgcccaacttgactcgcattttggtaacagacgcattagagggttgtagacgtattagggttacgggcgtattagggctacggacttattatggttacggacgaaataggattacgggtcgtacggggctaagtcgcagcaaacgctccgactgttctgatgccttgtttgttttgtttttaggtTGGTAGTAGTGGTGAAAGTACATAGAAaaatccaaggttctgaaagaacggGTTAAGCACATTCGAGTTGATCCCGAAGGCGGTGTAATCAAAATTTACCTGTAGCGCCAGctaggtttggaaaattttatatgatgATTTaagtctaacaaaaaaaaaattgttttcaagtcGCAAAAGCggcaaattatttaaattcctGCAAATGCAGCAAAAAGTTTTAGACGTTTTTTTTAGAGCAATTCAACGCTTTTATTTTCCTTGACTTCAAATACATACATTTCACGGTTACTAAAAgtgtttcattcaattttccattagcattttctatgttaactgttttcctaaaaagCATTTCAAAAAGTTTCTCTCTTTGCGAAGTTGACTGTGTTGAGTTTGTACACAATTTTTGGCATGCGATCGTACTGCCACTCGTCAACCGTAGATTCAAGCCACAAAACCCAAATATAACGTGAATATAGTCTTTAATTTGTATTgggaaattttacaaaataaaaattccaattcagaatttttcaattaaaaatacttaaaatttatttgcaatgtttattttgagaaTACCTTCACATTTGATCGTTTAATAAtgttcatttttaacaaattttaagaaatccaacaaaaatacGATGGTATTGTTTACAAAGGATTCTATCAATCGATTCATTAGGGTACATTAGTCTTCTTTTTAACAAGGGCAAGGTGTAGTACAAGGGCATTCAGTGGTTGGGCATTTAGTTGTTGGGCATTCAGTTGTGGGGCATTCAGTTGTGGTTGGGCATTCAGTTGTGGGGCATTCAGTTGTGGGGCATTCAGTTGTTGGGCATTCAGTTGTGGTTGGACATTCAGTTGTGGGGCATTCAGTTGTGGTGCATTTAGTTGTGGTTGGACATGTAGTTGTGGTGCATGGAGTTGTGGTGGGGCATTCAGTTGTGGTGCATTTAGTTGTGGTTGGACATGTAGTTGTGGTGCATGGAGTTGTGGTGGGGCATTCAGTTGTGGTGCATTTAGTTGTGGTTGGACATGTAGTTGTGGTGCATGGAGTTGTGGTGGGGCATTCAGTTGTGGTGCATTTAGTTGTGGTTGGGCATGTAGTTGTGGTGCATGGAGTTGTGGTTGGGCATGTAGTTGTCGTGCATGGAGTTGGAGTGGTACACGTAGTTGTTGTACATTTAGTTGTTGTACACGTTGTTGTTGTGCATGGAGTTGGGGTGGTACATGTAGTTGTTGTACATTTAGTTGTTGTGCACGTAGTTGTGGTGCATGGAGTTGGAGTGGTGCAAGTAGTTGTTGTACATGGTGTTGGAGTGGTACAAGTAGTTGTCGTACATGGAGTTGGTGTGGTGCATGTAGTTGTCGTACATGGAGTTGGTGTGGTGCATGTAGTTGTCGTACATGGAGTTGGTGTGGTACATGTTGTTGTCGTACATTTAGTTGTTGTGCATGTAGTTGTGGTGCATGGAGTTGGTGTAGTGCATGTAGTTGTGGTGCATGGAGTTGGAGTGGTACAAGTTGTTGTGGTACATGGCGTTGGCGTAGTACATTTAGTTGTAGTGCATGTAGTTGTGGTGCATTTAGTTGTTGTGCATGTCGTTGTGGTGCATGGAGTTGGGGTAGTACATGTAGTTGTGGTGCATGGAGTTGGAGTGGTGCACGTTGTTGTGGTACATGGCGTTGGCGTAGTACATTTAGTTGTAGTGCATGTAGTTGTGGTACATGGCGTTGGCGTAGTACATTTAGTTGTAGTGCATGTAGTTGTGGTGCATTTAGTTGTTGTGCATGGAGTTGGGGTAGTGCATGGAGGTGGGTCTGGGCAAGGACAATCTGTTGTCGTTGGGCAAGGGCAAGGTGTCGTTACGTCAGGACAACCGCATCTTCCAGTTGGCCTGTGACAGAGCTaagcatgtttaaaaaaaaaaaaattaactaacACTAACCCCAAGGACGCTAATAACGTTGATTACATACCAATAAAATCGGATCAAAGAGTTCACCATCATCACACTGGTATTCCTCGAGTAATCTCAGTTCATTgcatcgaaaatatttcgatggtgCAAGTCGATTCGCGAAAACGGAATTGGTTTGAATTTGATGTGGACAACGTATGTTCGCAGCTGATACAAAGCCAATAGCCAATAAGAAAATTAGAGCTACAAAAACATAACATTTTAATAATCAATTGCACTTCACAAAATttagtcaaaatattttcttgttaaataaaaactttattcacccttcatatttttcttcaaCTCCGTATTTTAGTTGCTTCTTAAATGGTATTTCAAACCAAACTGCTGAGTGATGCTTGTTATTATTCTTTTTATAAGAATACGAAAAGTACTTTCTTTGATAATCTTATCAACGATTGTCCATTTACCTCATTTCAATTAAGATaagttaattaattgaaagaaaattattcgttTCGAAGATATCAATCTCGATAAACATGAAATGTATACCAATACGATTTCCgcaaattacaaaattgaatattttcatgtccATATGACGCTTTTCCGACTGGCAGTGTGTAAGAATCGTATTCTTTATCGTCGTAGTAAATCGGTCGGTATTACTGTTCAGATCGAAATCAATGGCCATAGCAACGCCACACCGTACACGAAGAACTCGTATCAACATCAGTTCATCGTATCCTTTAGTTGTAGCAAGTTGGCggtgttttttttactcaattgAAACTTTAAGATCAAATTAAGtttaggaaaataaaaaaaagtcgcaAGCTCAAATGATAGTAGAGATAGTTGAGGCCATTCAAGTCTAACTTGAAGACGGTATATGCTAAATAATTAGATAACCGATTAAAACATAATCCCAATCGTCAAAACaagcattttggaaaaagGTGGACacgctattttatcacatacgcgcggtgttcggatgtcaaaattactcaactagtagtttaattcaaaaattacacttcaggtctatgttgttgtctcgttttcgcttatgtgatataatagagtacacacttgtcactatcagtctcggcaagcatcgacttcttcgtgacaagtgtgtaatatatattatgtgccgagaacagatatataaAGATAAACCGGCTTACACTAGAGTTTTGGTTTGCGAAACTGATGACAGTGCAGCACAGTACAGTGGATTACTTTGAccattttgtgtgcaaactaaccTCACAAAAGTggaatataatttaaatttctgataaatacaaaaacaaattttagcgttttttggaaaaattcattgcTTGTATTTTCCTTCAATAATAACCCAAGTAGCATTTAACGGTTAAAATTCGGTTGTACAACTGTTATTACACCGCGgttataaattatttgaagataacccaaaataactaattagttgtcgcaacgttgctacaacgttgCAATAACGGTTGTACAACGGTTTTTGCCCAGTTGCGAAAGTTGTAAGATTCTAGTAACGAATTGGTTGTAAGACGGTTATACAACGAATTGGTTAAAGTTGTGAAACGGTTGTATAACCGACGTAGGACTTATAAATCACATTTGAAAATTCGATACCGTCTTACTTATTAGTTGTACTACCGTTTCACAACTTTTTCgtttatcattattttcaGCTTATAGCTACACTTTCCAGAACACGTTTTAtctggaaaattgtatgtgcAATATTCGTAAAGATGTTTTTATGCACAGCAAttcaactgattttttttaaaattatttattatcattcaTCATTTGGTGCGTAACTAAAGTAAGAGGCACGGTGAACTGTTCTTATTTTATTCACGGTTCGATTTTAGTCAACAATTCAGTCAGTCACACGTTTTTCCACTCGTTTTTCTACATCTTTGATAATTAGCACCGTATTGTCTTAATGCCAATTCAACAAAGTTTTATCcatcaatttcacttttattgtaaGATACTGTTATCGACCCTAACTCCTATCAAGAGACCTAACAAGACATAAGAAACCTAACTTCGAAAACagcaacaaacaaaactagtgaaattgatcaataaaatgttgatttacgAATTGGCAATAAGTTAGAAAAATACGACAATTCACAAAGTATTAACAATTTTCAGCACAAAcattcttgaaatttcattgtttcacATAGTGACTCAAAACTGAAACACTATTTAGCACATTTTACACATAAAAAGTCTCTCATAGATAGTTATATATTCCGAGCGACTTTTTAGCATGACATCTTGATTCCAACTgacgcaaaattgaaaatgcatcAGCTGCTCAACCGTTTTACGACGAATTAGTGAAAGAGATTTCTTCAACTTATTGATTGCATAGCGGTTAATTGACGAATAAGTTTTTggcaaaaattgttgattcaCTTATTCGTTTATTAACGGTTGTACCActaattcgttaaaaattgaatgataacGAATTAGTTGTGAAACGGTTAtataacgaataagttattttgagcataacttattcgttacaTAACCGTTggacaacgaaaaagtttgcAACGAATAAGTCATTTTCTAACCGCGGTtatgaaatgctacttgggaaACATTTCTCGGTTACGAAAActgtttaattcaatttttgcctGCATCTGCATGACCTCcccaagtatacagccttgagtTTCCACACAAATTTGTGGAATGCGAGCGCACTGCCAGTGGTCAAAATTTACCAATACTTTGACtgtcttttttttaactttaatgACTTTTTTGAATCGATCGATTTtgaattgttcaattttttgagattttattttaactttagctattttttttactttttcttgaaCTTTGTGAGACTTGATTACAGTTGGTTCATTCTAAAAAACACATTTGCCAGTTtttccaaggctgtaaactttggagaGGTCAcccagatacagatacgcggatgacaccaaggctgtatactttgaggtggtcacgcagaccgccattttatatgatacgcgggaacacaccacttctgatgattttgcatgtaaaaaaattcaccacatcatcaagacgacgagaattatcagagtaggtgaatttttgtatgaaatcggccattttatcatcaactgtggtgtgtaacccgcgtatctgtatctgcgtgacctccccaaagtacaCAGCCTTGGATGACACACCACACTTGATGATAACatggcggatttcatacaaaaattcacctactgtgatgattgtcatcgccgtgatgatgtggtgaatttttgttgtatgtaaaatcatcagacgtggtgtgttcccgtgtatctaataaaatggcggtctccgtgacctccccaaattTTACAGTCTTGAGTTTTTTAAGAGTTTCAGAAGTCAGATGTTATGTGCAAAATatcatagaaattttaattttctattacatttaaaaaacagtaaattttacaaaattcaataCCCGTTGGGCTTATGGAAACCGAATTATCATAACTATAATGTTAAATGTTTGTGTATTTGTCCAGACGAAAAGTCCTAGAGACTTGAAACTTGACATGCTGACTACttagaaaaagttggaaaaacgaaaaaaaaggctccaaaaaaaaattacaataaataaaaatcatcaattctaTTACGTCCCAAGGTCCCTAAAATACAACTAGAATTTCTTCGTTGAATCGCAATAGAAACCTTCTGTAGCAGGTAGTCCATAGAGCGCGGTTTCCCAGAAGCCTTTTGCATTAATGATCccaatttctttataaatgtCTTTGTCTTTGACCCATGCTACCTagtgattcaaaagcaataggtgtgaataaataattatcttttaaacaaatgtaATGATTGTGCTTAAATCTTTCGGCATTATCAGCAATCGAACAAGCTTTTTTGGATGACTGATTAACATAAGAAGGGGTGGATCTCTAATGGTTACATCCCACAAAATAGGTGGACAGCTAGGTGGACTCCATGGAATTGGAGTAATAAAAAAACGCGTTTTTTATTGAGTTATCTGACGcgtgaaattgtttttgcCTGTTTccgcgttttttttaaataagatTCGTAACTAAATAATCAGCAAAACGAAAATACGTGTAAtttcaaagcacctagcagggtaatagaggtttttacacgtcaaatagagtagttttttgataccaatagtaccattagcagccttaatggtaattttgcattgacattatgaaaaaaaaggtatggaaatattcgcatacttcgattaaagtactactttatttttttctattaccctgctagatGCTTTGGtaatttgtttcaatattttagCGAATAGTATAATTTTCAAACAGCTAGCCAAGTCTTAGAGTAATCATAACTAGACAGTAaattacgaacaaaattaAGTATTTGTTTTCCCCACATGAAATACGTAATATTTGGTTGTGTGAGTCTTAACCTACTAAATTGGTAGACAAATTATcgcgaaaattttaaatggtaatgaccaaaattttcaacactAACATgtgttagtaaaaaaaatctacataaaattttgcgaaatgtgtatcttacAGTCTGAGAAGTAtagatttcgggttttttttagagatttcatcatttctctaattctctcaattgccatttgaaataacatgagaaatgagagaatacagaaaaacgatgaaaacgatGTTGTCtcttaaaatcccgaaatctatttttcttcgattgtACACATACTGGTGTCAGGACCAAattttatcgtacgaaatactAGTCTAGGTATGATTAGCCTAACAGCTGagtcaaatatttcaaaaaacagaaaatgtgtcagttTACAAAAACCAAGATTCTTGGATTGACGAAGCGTTCCTAAGATTGCAATTTGTAATTGGAACTAGTAGTCTTCCCAAATGTGTCTAACTATAAAGAAACATTGCAGCTttacatattaaaaaaatattctgaaaTCTTCCCCTTACttctatttcatttcaacaacTCAATAacgaagaaaacaaataatttaacagAACTTCAAACGAAATTCTTATAAAATCGCCACACAACGCTTATAAACGTTGAAAGATCTGATCGTATTCTAACAAGAACATTACTAAAGAATTTAGTCATGTCTTGGTATAATTCGTTCtcgtctttttttattaaatttggatGTAATTTTGGGTCCGATTTAAGCACTTGGGTCTTGTAAACTTTTGAACTCAAAATTACGTTCtcgttaaatttattgttagtttaaagttttgtaattttttatgtaattttcttATTAATAATCTGACATCCAGAGAACTTCCACAATATCATACTATTTCACATATGTCGGAATTTGTGGGTCTAAACTGATGTGGGTTCTGttaaaaccaaaaatgttCTATACCTTGTTAAACGATCTGACTGAAACAAACGAGCAGCGCAGGTTTACTTAACTGTAGCACTTTCtatttcaatagaatttttgtagtgttgaaatacttttccaacatttatGGTTGAACTTAGGCTCCATATTTTTGGCAATCCGCTAaagatttgcattaccttcagtattttttgttttttaccaCATGCGTCtgaattttccgttttaaCTCTTtgctattttcgaaaatatcgtccattttaaaacattttctttgatttttatttgacgggCGATAGGATAATTATAAATGAAACTCTCAGATTAAAAGCCGAAGAATGTAAGTTATATGGTGATGTTCACGATGTAGAAAATTATCCTATCAGTCAGAATTGTATTAACTATTGTTTAACTATCTATACTAAATCTGATTGCATTGCTTCaagcaaatttaaaattctcagTAACAAAAACAGCCTCGATACGAAGAACACAGCGTCCGTTCCTTATCATAAAAACTGTGTATGTACGTAGATATATGTATGATggaatattttgacaatttttttaaaaggctTGAACGCGCGTACGTATACAAACATTTAACTTAATTTTTATCATGAACTACgtataaatcaaataaaagttaaatgaaccgaaaattatAATCAGTAAACTTGAAAATAGCCAAATGCACGTTTAATTGATAACCTACTCCACTCCACACATTTGAATGACGATTATTTTCCGGTCTCATTGGCCCAGAGACATACGTGTGCTTGTAGCGTCTACGATGTTACCTT
The sequence above is drawn from the Bradysia coprophila strain Holo2 chromosome IV unlocalized genomic scaffold, BU_Bcop_v1 contig_144, whole genome shotgun sequence genome and encodes:
- the LOC119071233 gene encoding salivary glue protein Sgs-3-like isoform X7, yielding MKALIFLLAIGFVSAANIRCPHQIQTNSVFANRLAPSKYFRCNELRLLEEYQCDDGELFDPILLLCHRPTGRCGCPDVTTPCPCPTTTDCPCPDPPPCTTPTPCTTTKCTTTTCTTPTPCTTTTCTTPTPCTTTTCTTPTPCTTTTCTTTKCTTTTCTTPTPCTTTTCTTTKCTTTTCTTPTPCTTTTCPTTTPCTTTTCPTTTKCTTTECPTTTPCTTTTCPTTTKCTTTECPTTTPCTTTTCPTTTKCTTTECPTTTPCTTTTCPTTTKCTTTECPTTECPTTTECPTTECPTTECPTTECPTTTECPTTECPTTKCPTTECPCTTPCPC
- the LOC119071233 gene encoding salivary glue protein Sgs-3-like isoform X3, coding for MKALIFLLAIGFVSAANIRCPHQIQTNSVFANRLAPSKYFRCNELRLLEEYQCDDGELFDPILLLCHRPTGRCGCPDVTTPCPCPTTTDCPCPDPPPCTTPTPCTTTKCTTTTCTTTKCTTPTPCTTTTCTTTKCTTPTPCTTTTCTTPTPCTTTTCTTPTPCTTTTCTTPTPCTTTTCTTTKCTTTTCTTPTPCTTTTCTTPTPCTTTTCTTPTPCTTTTCTTPTPCTTTTCTTTKCTTTTCTTPTPCTTTTCTTTKCTTTTCTTPTPCTTTTCPTTTPCTTTTCPTTTKCTTTECPTTTPCTTTTCPTTTKCTTTECPTTTPCTTTTCPTTTKCTTTECPTTTPCTTTTCPTTTKCTTTECPTTECPTTTECPTTECPTTECPTTECPTTTECPTTECPTTKCPTTECPCTTPCPC
- the LOC119071233 gene encoding salivary glue protein Sgs-3-like isoform X1, translating into MKALIFLLAIGFVSAANIRCPHQIQTNSVFANRLAPSKYFRCNELRLLEEYQCDDGELFDPILLLCHRPTGRCGCPDVTTPCPCPTTTDCPCPDPPPCTTPTPCTTTKCTTTTCTTTKCTTPTPCTTTTCTTTKCTTPTPCTTTTCTTPTPCTTTTCTTPTPCTTTTCTTPTPCTTTTCTTTKCTTTTCTTPTPCTTTTCTTPTPCTTTTCTTPTPCTTTTCTTPTPCTTTTCTTPTPCTTTTCTTTKCTTTTCTTPTPCTTTTCTTTKCTTTTCTTPTPCTTTTCPTTTPCTTTTCPTTTKCTTTECPTTTPCTTTTCPTTTKCTTTECPTTTPCTTTTCPTTTKCTTTECPTTTPCTTTTCPTTTKCTTTECPTTECPTTTECPTTECPTTECPTTECPTTTECPTTECPTTKCPTTECPCTTPCPC
- the LOC119071233 gene encoding salivary glue protein Sgs-3-like isoform X6, encoding MKALIFLLAIGFVSAANIRCPHQIQTNSVFANRLAPSKYFRCNELRLLEEYQCDDGELFDPILLLCHRPTGRCGCPDVTTPCPCPTTTDCPCPDPPPCTTPTPCTTTKCTTTTCTTTKCTTPTPCTTTTCTTTKCTTPTPCTTTTCTTPTPCTTTKCTTTTCTTPTPCTTTTCTTPTPCTTTTCTTPTPCTTTTCTTTKCTTTTCTTPTPCTTTTCTTTKCTTTTCTTPTPCTTTTCPTTTPCTTTTCPTTTKCTTTECPTTTPCTTTTCPTTTKCTTTECPTTTPCTTTTCPTTTKCTTTECPTTTPCTTTTCPTTTKCTTTECPTTECPTTTECPTTECPTTECPTTECPTTTECPTTECPTTKCPTTECPCTTPCPC
- the LOC119071233 gene encoding salivary glue protein Sgs-3-like isoform X5, with amino-acid sequence MKALIFLLAIGFVSAANIRCPHQIQTNSVFANRLAPSKYFRCNELRLLEEYQCDDGELFDPILLLCHRPTGRCGCPDVTTPCPCPTTTDCPCPDPPPCTTPTPCTTTKCTTTTCTTTKCTTPTPCTTTTCTTTKCTTPTPCTTTTCTTPTPCTTTTCTTPTPCTTTTCTTTKCTTTTCTTPTPCTTTTCTTPTPCTTTTCTTPTPCTTTTCTTTKCTTTTCTTPTPCTTTTCTTTKCTTTTCTTPTPCTTTTCPTTTPCTTTTCPTTTKCTTTECPTTTPCTTTTCPTTTKCTTTECPTTTPCTTTTCPTTTKCTTTECPTTTPCTTTTCPTTTKCTTTECPTTECPTTTECPTTECPTTECPTTECPTTTECPTTECPTTKCPTTECPCTTPCPC
- the LOC119071233 gene encoding salivary glue protein Sgs-3-like isoform X2; its protein translation is MKALIFLLAIGFVSAANIRCPHQIQTNSVFANRLAPSKYFRCNELRLLEEYQCDDGELFDPILLLCHRPTGRCGCPDVTTPCPCPTTTDCPCPDPPPCTTPTPCTTTKCTTTTCTTTKCTTPTPCTTTTCTTTKCTTPTPCTTTTCTTPTPCTTTTCTTPTPCTTTTCTTPTPCTTTTCTTTKCTTTTCTTPTPCTTTTCTTPTPCTTTTCTTPTPCTTTTCTTPTPCTTTTCTTTKCTTTTCTTPTPCTTTTCTTTKCTTTTCTTPTPCTTTTCPTTTPCTTTTCPTTTKCTTTECPTTTPCTTTTCPTTTKCTTTECPTTTPCTTTTCPTTTKCTTTECPTTTPCTTTTCPTTTKCTTTECPTTECPTTTECPTTECPTTECPTTECPTTTECPTTECPTTKCPTTECPCTTPCPC
- the LOC119071233 gene encoding salivary glue protein Sgs-3-like isoform X4 codes for the protein MKALIFLLAIGFVSAANIRCPHQIQTNSVFANRLAPSKYFRCNELRLLEEYQCDDGELFDPILLLCHRPTGRCGCPDVTTPCPCPTTTDCPCPDPPPCTTTKCTTPTPCTTTTCTTTKCTTPTPCTTTTCTTPTPCTTTTCTTPTPCTTTTCTTPTPCTTTTCTTTKCTTTTCTTPTPCTTTTCTTPTPCTTTTCTTPTPCTTTTCTTPTPCTTTTCTTPTPCTTTTCTTTKCTTTTCTTPTPCTTTTCTTTKCTTTTCTTPTPCTTTTCPTTTPCTTTTCPTTTKCTTTECPTTTPCTTTTCPTTTKCTTTECPTTTPCTTTTCPTTTKCTTTECPTTTPCTTTTCPTTTKCTTTECPTTECPTTTECPTTECPTTECPTTECPTTTECPTTECPTTKCPTTECPCTTPCPC